The nucleotide sequence GCTGTAGCTCAGCGGTCCGGTGCCCGACCCGGGCGCACCCCGCCGCTGCGCGGTCGCCCCGCCGGAGGGCGGGGCGGCGGCCATGGCCGCCGGGGTGCGCCCGGGGCTTTCACCATTGCCCGGCCAGAAGGGCTGTGCGCCAGACCTTGAGCGAGGCCAGGAACACCCCTGCCTGCACGGCTGGGTCGGCCTCCATGATCCGGCGCGCCTGCTCCTCGCTTTCGCTTTGGATCAGGGCCAGGCCCAGGCTTGTGTCCTCGCAGCGCCCGGCCAGCTTGAGCACTCCGGCGTCCAGAAGGCCTCTCAGATAGGCGGAATGCTCAGCGATCGCGCCGCTCTCCCGCCCGGTCTGACCCTCGCTGAAATCGGCGCGGGCCGGGCGGTAGAGGATCGCGAACTGCTGTTTCGCCCCGGACTCCTGGGGGCCGGGGAAAGTCCGAACCCAGTTCAAGGGCATCTGAATAATCCCCCCCGCTC is from bacterium and encodes:
- a CDS encoding YciI family protein codes for the protein MPLNWVRTFPGPQESGAKQQFAILYRPARADFSEGQTGRESGAIAEHSAYLRGLLDAGVLKLAGRCEDTSLGLALIQSESEEQARRIMEADPAVQAGVFLASLKVWRTALLAGQW